A segment of the Xenopus tropicalis strain Nigerian chromosome 6, UCB_Xtro_10.0, whole genome shotgun sequence genome:
gttcctcacggtgagggcagtgagggggttggggaatgcccttcctagtgatgtggtaatggcagattctgttaatgcctttaagaggggcctggatgagttcttgatcaatcagaatacccaaggctattgtgatactaatatctacagttagtactagtgggtgtatatatagtttatgtatgtgagtgtatagattggtaggtgtgggttaggtgtgctgggtttacttggatgggttgaacttgatggacacaggtcttttttcaaccctatgtaactatgtaactatgtaatagtgAAAAGCGGAAAttcaatgcaaatccatgcctggcaaaacatttaacCCATCACTAGCCTTAAGACAtgtctgtttttttaaacagtttttaaagAACTGTGGTACGACAATTAACCATGAAACTTGAAAGTTTTTAACACTTTTTGTTGTATGTTTCTGAGAGTGTGTGGGCCCACATGCATGTTGTTATGTGTTTATATGGTTTGTCTTGTCTTAATTGTGACAATGACTTAaatgtaacatacatagtaacatagtaagttagattgaaaaaagacatacgtccatcacgttcaaccacaatgcctaaaggtccccatacacaggccaatagttgcagatatgggtcccttgattcggcccatgtaggggcactaccaacgggcttgcccgaccaatatctggcctgaaatctaccagatatcgattgggcgggttaaaaaatggctcgttgatgcggtccccgaaccgactgccccattgcaggcaatataatttgatcgtttggcccagggccaaatgatggagttagcctacacgctccccgatatcgcccgcgcgtaggtggggatatcgggtgaagatttgctcgcttggtgtTCTCGCCAAGTGaacaaatcttaacgtgtatggggactttaaaTTCTAGTAGAtccagagtaaagctggccatacacgggcagatccgctcgcttgacgaagtcgccaagtgagtggatcttcacatgatatccccacctacgggtgggcaatatcggggaggcatggaggcgaattcgatcgtttggctctggggccaaacaatcaaattctacacgcggcaatggggcacaTCAATGAGCCactgcggtccccaatccaactggattttctaacctgggcgatcgatatctggccaatttcaggccagatatcggttggtcaggcccctcggttctgcccctacacgggccgataagctgccacatcagtccaagggacccatatcagcagctacaatcggccccatgtatggggaccttaaggcaaaAAACTCATCTAAAGCCAATGACAGTGACATAAAAGATTCTTGACAAAATAATACCAACGTTGACAAACAGATCTTCATTGTTAAGAACTGATGTTGCCTTGATCTTTTGTTCCATAGATGTTTATCATGGATATAACAAGTCCATTAACTAATGGGCTGATAGCAAATAAGGACATTGTTAATCTTCAATGGACATCAGTACAGAGTATGAAGAACCTGGAATTAATTTTAATGGTGGCCTAGAAATTTAAATGGACATTGGTTTTGGACTTTATAAATTAATATGTTCTGTGGGTTGccttaccctgcccaacctcttgatgagaagggataaaccatTGGActtgcctcctgtcactctgttggttgccttaccctgcccaacctcttaatgagaagggataaaccatTGGActtgcctcctgtcactctgttggttgccttaccctgcccaacctcttgatgagaaatGATAAACCATTGGActtgcctcctgtcactctgttggttgccttaccctgcccaacctcttgatgagaagggataaaccatTGGActtgcctcctgtcactctgttggttgccttaccctgcccaacctcttgatgagaagggataaaccatTGGActtgcctcctgtcactctgttggttgccttaccctgcccaacctcttgatgagacgGGATAAACCATTGGActtgcctcctgtcactctgttggttgccttaccctgcccaacctcttgatgagaagggataaaccatTGGActtgcctcctgtcactctgttggttgccttaccctgcccaacctcttgatgagaagggataaaccatTGGActtgcctcctgtcactctgttggttgccttaccctgcccaacctcttgatgagaagggataaaccatTGGActtgcctcctgtcactctgttggttgccttaccctgcccaacctcttgatgagacgGGATAAACCATTGGActtgcctcctgtcactctgttggttgccttaccctgcccaacctcttgatgagaagggataaaccatTGGActtgcctcctgtcactctgttggttgccttaccctgcccaacctcttgatgagacgGGATAAACCATTGGActtgcctcctgtcactctgttggttgccttaccctgcccaacctcttgatgagaagggataaaccagAAGACACCAAACTTCAACTGCTTAATCTGCTTTAACATCACTTGTATTGCTGAATCCTGTTATACCTCATTCTGTAATACCTGGTTCCCTACTGGGTCCTTCTGTACCTCATAGGATTGTGTTTAGCAAATCTGTCTCACAAATATGTATTTTGCCACATAAATGGTTTATTAGTGACCTTTCATAAccttttattttttcctctttccTTTGCATCATCATATACTTTAGAGCGCACAGCTGTGTACAGTAATGTTATAACAGACATGGGTTGTACAGTCCATAATCACACAAGGGGTTAATGAATACAACAGCAGAATTTAGaaggccctgctcaaaagagcttacaatctaaaggcatGGGGAGTGATTGACACAATGACTTGTTGAATTCAGTGTTGAAAATTCAGTGTGTTCCAAAAGGAGGTTCTGTAGGGGCATTTGAAGAGATGGAGACTCAGATAGGCCAGGACAGAAAGGTCAGTGAAGGGAAGAAGCTCAGGAGAAGTCTCACAGTTGGGAATGGGGAGAAGCGATGGAAGAAGAAGAGATGGGATGTCAGAGAAAGAGGGCATGGGGCAGGAAGGAGGGTACAATAGAATCAGAGCTGAAATGTAGGGAGGGCTCTAGTTGTTATGACCCTGAATGTTGAAATTAAGTTTTATTTGGTGGATTTGTGGtccttttttttatcaatttgccACCAGTCACTAATGTGTCTCACATTGGGCAGACGAAAGACAACAATAAGTCAATCTGGTTCTTGACAATAACTGGGCCAGGATGGATGTCTCGGGGTAGGTAATGGCAGGAGGTCATCTGCCAAGCGTCCAGTATAGTAACAGGCAGCCCAGAGAACATGGCCCTCATTATCAGGTCCAGCTGAAGGGACAGCCAATCACTGCCATGGATGTACACGTAGCCAGTGTTTCCAGACTTGATGAAGACCTTGGCTAGTGGGTTGCGCTTCATTAGCCGCACTACAGAATCACGGATGCCCCGGAGCCGTCGGGCATAAACCTTCACAGGGTAAGTTACAAAATGGGCCATGCAGTTTATAACAACCAGCAGCCCCTCTTTGTTGCCCCCGATCCTCTCCAGCTCGCTGGCAACATAATGGACATTTTGTTTGTCGCTATACATTATGTACAGAGGCTTCTCGTGCATCTGCCACTGAATCGCAAACTTGTTGCTCATGTCTACGGCCAGTTGGGGGGCCGGGAACTGTGCATGGAGGTCTTGTCGCTGTAGAGCTGGAGACAACATCAAGGAGAAGGTGGGGATGAGATCAAGGCCACAATCACCCTACAAACCCTAAGATGTTCTATATTCTCATTGGGATTTATTTCAAAGGCCAACTGCAAAGTGGTAAAACTGCTGGGCACTGGAGCACACCATGATGATGATTTGATGTTTGACCAACTGACAGGAACATGGCTGCCCAATGTGACTCCAGTTAGCTATGCAGAAGGACAGCTGGAAGCCTTTTCTGATTGGATATTCTAGAATAATCACGTTGGGGGATGTTACTATGAATTGTTGACGGCATCTCATTCAATGACGAGACTAGTTGGATCCAGCAAATATCGCACAATGGACTACAATACTTACATGGTACAAAACGCAACAGAGTTTCCCACCACTGTTTAGTTGTCGAGTCCCCAAATATATACATGATCTTTCCTGTCAGACACTCGGTAACATTGGCCGGATGAGGGAAAGCCCTGTTCTTGCACACACGCGAATACCAGATGTCTTGGTAGTAGAACCCTGATGGTTCTGGATTGGGAAGGCCAGGAGTACACTGGGGCCTAGAATCTGAGTAGAGAAGACTTGGTCATTCAGTACAACTCATGGtgggcacagtcccccatgttggCTTTTGTTGACTCTCATTATTGCACATTTATAACATTTTCCTTTGCATAAACTATAAATGCCAAGGTGTCAGAACCTTCCCTGATACTCTGTGGAACATGAACCATCTTTGTTGTCCTATCTGGACAGTCTTTGTGTTATTAATATCTATCTGCAGACTGATCTACCCAAACTCAACACAATATTTAAGGTAAAGTCTCACTAATGTCCTATGAAGTGACGGTATAACCCCATTCTTTCTGCCAGAGCCGGGGCATGTAGTAGGCACCCAAGGTGCATGGCAGTCCCCAACCGCCCTCCTTTCCTCTAAAAGCCATACATTATTTTGCATTTGGTTTACACTAGAGGACAAGATCTAGAACAGGCCCTTGAGCAGGACAGGATCTAGAACAGGCCCCTGAGCAGGACAGGATCTAGAACAGGTCCCTGAGCGACACCTCTTGGTACCGTTCCTTCCTCTCAGATCACATCTtttggcgtaactatagaggaagcagacctcgcAGTTGAAGgagggcccggggggggggtccatggggtctgcttcctctatagaatTGAAACCCCCCCATCCACAGCTACTTTCCTACCTGTGGCCAGGGAGAAGTAAGAAGAGGTGTGTGCCAGGCCCTTCCAAACATCTTTTTGCAGGGGCGTCCGGTGCACCCTAGTTACACCATTGCCTTTGGCCTAAACTCTCTGGGGCAAATTTACAAGGGGGGGTATATGACACTGTTGCAGTTTCCCACTGCAGTTGCTTACTATATTCCCCATTCCCCTCttgctacttcccctttaattttctcTATAATTAGAAGATGCCCCAGGGGCGCTTATAATACGGCGCACACACACAACTCCCTCCCAAGTGAATGAGACAGACCTACCTGGATACATAACCCACCTACACTGATTGCTGGAGATAAGACGACAAATGGTTCAACTTTGGATGAAATGAGTTTCTCCTTCACAGACCTACAAATCCAAATACACAGCGATAAGTGAGACTTGGGTTTGGCCACTTGTTTCCAATCCCTAAATGTGCCCCCCAACATCACTGATCCTCTAGGTTGgtcagagcacaggttacattaAACCctacaggatgggccttcgctagttGGAAGAGTGTATTGGGGGTGTAGTACAACTATgtgggtccctgctccccaacttcactagagatTGATGGTCACCTCTAGGGCAAAACCCTTCTGaaccttgttgatcccaggctccctggaacatCAGCCAACCAGACTGAATGAGGCCAAAGAGGAGCTAAACACTATAGTTCAgcaggcaggaagtggtcatcaagcctggggccaataatcacacatatgctAATAGAAACATAGCAACATAGACTTCCGCCTGGTAACATAAGAAACTAAAAAGTTTACGGATTAAACCATAGGagctgttaaccctatgggtccctacagttgaAACCAGGGCCATTACCAAatgttacataaataaaaatataagaccCTGAAACAGACCAGCTAATAGTGATAAACTTTGATTAATGACTAAAAGCAATATATTACAGCCTGAGTGATCCACCATAATTAGTAAATGTTAGCTTGTCATTCTTTTTTTCAAACGagattttcactgtttcactttagggcttttcctcgggggactattagtttacccaggaaaacaatatatcatttttttcaggacaacctaatcTTTCAAAATATAGTAAAATTTTCATGTAATTCcagttctgtaacaagatataggcttctaaatgtctaaaaaattaaaacaaatcacattttccataatataaacacatacaccagaaacaaacattattttatgcatgaaaattcaactgatttggaaagtcccatgtcttctgaaagtgccaataccaaatatatatagttttatggtgatttctaacttgtataggtcaaaaactcccagcagtaccctaccaaatttccaaagcactgctccagaaagctgcatactttagatttcaaggccaaaaattccactaacagaaggtttatcccagaaaattatacatttttagaaagaatagattctggggaatccagaataggtagaaccgtctgtctactccaaactagttgcaatgctttcttataattattggtttttatcaaaagttgtgaaattttttaaaaatcctctcaaagcttccagtttgtagcatctaatctcccatgtatcattaggtaccaagataaaacaccctgaatttgaaagccaggggtcccctgaacagattgatgcccaatatgtataggtttacctaagtatgtggcatgtaggggccccaatgtgaacatacccccatatgatctatcatttttgtcatgtcagcttctgcaaaatcaacacatttacatcattttgtgtgggataaagctagtaaaaagtacactcatcccagaaagccatatatttttggaaagtacacatccccccgaatctaaaatgggtacacatgtctttccactccaaagtagcaagccacaaagctttcctaaatttgtcaattttgataacatttccaaaaatactctcaaagcttccagtttgcagcatctaatctcccatgtatcattaggtaccaagataaaacaccctgaattcgaaagccaggggtccactgaacagtttgatgcccaatatgtataggtttacctaagtatgtggcatgtaggggccccaatgggaacatacccccatatgatctatgatttctgtaatttcagctccagcaaaatcaacacatttacatcattatatgtgggataaagctacaaaaagtacactcaccccagaaagccatatatttttataaagtacacattcccccgaattcaaaatgggtacccatgtctttctactccaaagtaccaagccgcaaagctttcctaagtttccTGATTTccacaaatcaccccaaaacttccaatatgcagcatcttattttctacaggtcattaggtaccaagataaaacaccctaaatatgaaccccagaggcctagtgagcagtttgatgcccactgtacatagatttatcaaagcacatggcacttagggtgacccctaaaaaccatatatttttggaaagtacacattcagacaaatccaacatgggtaaagagtcctttctacaccaaagtaccaatctgcaaagctttcctaaagttagtggtttctatgacatttcagaaaatcgcctaaaaatgttgcaatttgccgcatttatctcacacaatttcttgtgtacaaaggcaagtcaccccaaatatgaacgccaggggcctactgaacagtttgatgcccaatatgcatagatttaccaaactatgtggagtacaggggcacccaaatgaaaatagtgcatatgaattttcacatatgacgctctggCTCGTGCAATtattgcacccggtatgtgtattatgtgccataagaccccctaacagtacggagaccctagaaaaccatacattttccgaaagtacacattctgacaaaacaaaaatgggtaaatacatctttctactgcaaactaccaaactacaaagctgtgccaaacagaacggtttttatgacatttctgaaaatcgtcacaaaacttgcattttactccattatgtacccccatattttgtaacgtatcaacataatacaccctaaatatgaacaccaggggtctactgaacagtttgatgcccaatatgcatagatttaccaaactatgtggggtacaagggcacccaaataaaaatagtgcatatgaattttcacaaatgacgctgCGGCTCGTACAGTTTtcgcacccggtatgtgtattatgtgccataagaccccctaacagtaccgagaccctagaaaactagatatttttggaaaatatacattctgaaaaaacaaaaatgggtaaatacatctttctactgcaaactaccaaactacaaagctatgctaaacagaatgttttttataacatttctgaaaatcgtcaaaaagcttgaattttaccccattatgtaccccacagtttgtaacatatcaaaataaaacaccctaaatatgaacgccaggggtctactgaacagtttgatgcccaatatgaatagatttaccatactatgtggggtacagaggaagccaaattgaaatgcagcagacaaaatgtccatgtgcaaagacaagtaacaaagaacaatgtgaaatgcaataaaattgctaaaatcccccccaaaaaacactaaaatcaaagttagtcactgggtatctgcggttcaaagttagaaaaaagtgggcggagccacccacagccaatcacattttacctatttactttaatggtaaagtgtaaaataCTGCCTACTGCA
Coding sequences within it:
- the LOC116411758 gene encoding NXPE family member 3-like; the encoded protein is MECNVNPPARNVCEYHDPYTGESWFCNHPEQVPCSAYKGHAAGGSREILTPEEARFLDKSVKEKLISSKVEPFVVLSPAISVDSRPQCTPGLPNPEPSGFYYQDIWYSRVCKNRAFPHPANVTECLTGKIMYIFGDSTTKQWWETLLRFVPSLQRQDLHAQFPAPQLAVDMSNKFAIQWQMHEKPLYIMYSDKQNVHYVASELERIGGNKEGLLVVINCMAHFVTYPVKVYARRLRGIRDSVVRLMKRNPLAKVFIKSGNTGYVYIHGSDWLSLQLDLIMRAMFSGLPVTILDAWQMTSCHYLPRDIHPGPVIVKNQIDLLLSFVCPM